In the Thermoplasmata archaeon genome, CAGGTTGTCGAGGGCATTAATAACTGGAATCGTTGCATTCTTCGCCAGTTCCACAACCATATTATGGTCAAATGCGCGATAGACAACTGCGTCCACATACCTTGAGAGCACCTTGGCGGTATCTGCAATGGTCTCTCCTCTGCCAAGCTGCATGTCCTTTGGGCTGAGATAGAGTGCATGTCCACCCAGTTGGGTTATGCCCACTTCGAAAGAAACTCTCGTTCTGGTGCTTGGCTTCTCAAATATCATTCCGATGCTTCTGTTTTTCAACGGCTCCAGAATCTCTCTGTTTTTCAGCTTTGCTTTCAGCGTAATCGCTTCATCAATCAATTCCAGCAGATAATCCTCCATATCTAACACAGAAATCAGGTCTTTCTTCATGGCTATCACCTGAATACCCAAAATCGAAAAGGAGATATATAACTTTCCAAACGCTCACTTCTTCCACTCTGGCACCACATTCCCGTAGTCATCAGCAATCTTTCTGGTTTCGAAGCGGTCGCAATTCTCACAGTAAAGTGTGTTCTCTTTCAAATTCGGCTTGCGAATAAGTGGGCGTCTGCACCGCACGCAGTATGCCTTTATCACACCCAAATGTGGTTCGTTGATGTAAAGCTGAATTGTAGGTTCTGATTGGAGCACGCCTGCTCTCAAAATATCTCCAATTCTGAGCACTGATGTGATGTTATCAACATACTTTGGTGAAATCTTTGAGATGTGGATTGCCCCCTGAGTGGTACCAGCAATATCTCGCACTTTGCTATCTACTGAGATCACATCCACAATCGCCATCGCCTGCTTCAAGTCCTCAACTACACAGTAAACTGTGCTATGCTTCCTGATTATTGCTGGAGGATTTATTGGTTCCACCTCAACTCTTCTCTCGTTTTCGTCTACCTTCAAAAAACCTAAAACACTAGCAATGATTTTCCCATCCTTCTCAAATGTTCCATTTCCAGCAATGTATTCTTCAGTGGTCCCTATTTCCTCGCCTGGAATTATTACTCCTTTGTACATCCTTTCAACCTCTCTGCTCTGAATAGTATCACTTCAAATTTAACTTCCTGTTTCCTGTGAAATGCATAGGTGCGTCTTATTGGGAACGCATACCTTTCCTTGTGCGTTACTCTACAATCTCTCCTCAAAAATTCCTGTTCTATAAACCTTTCTGTGTCAGCGTGGTGGATGGAGTAAACAACATTTCCTATTTCTGCTGCTTTCTTAACGAAAGGCAGGTCAGCATGTCGATTCTGGCACCCGAAAGGAGGGTTTTGAATTACAGTGTCATAGCTTCCTTTTACATCTTCCACATCTATACAGAAAAATTCTGTGTTTACACCAAGTTTCGCAGCATTCTCCCTCGCCCTTTCTACTGCATGTGCATCTGTGTCAATTCCTACACTCTTTTTCGCACCTAGAATGGCAGCACCAATTGCAAAAATTCCATTACCACAACCGAGGTCAATCACGCTCTTTCCCTCTATGTCGCCAAGGTTGTAAGCGATGTAGAGAATCTCTGCAGCAATTTCTGGAGGAGTAGAATATTGCTCTAGAGAAATATCTGGTGTTTCTAGATTTTCCAATTTAGACAGCAAGATTTCAAGCTTTTTTTTTCGCATAAAACAAAAAATTAAGGAAAAATATTAGTAACTTACATCGGTGGCATACCACCAGGCATGCCTCCAGCACCGCCACCTCCCTTTGGTGGCTCCGACTTCTTGGAAGCAATGATGTCGTCAATTCTCAGTATCATCACTGCGGACTCTGTCGCAGAATGGATGGCTTGGGTTTTCACACGCACTGGTTCAATCACATTTAGCTTCATCATGTCCGCAACCTTCCCAGAGAGCACATCGACACCCATTGTCTTGCTCCCCTTCTTTCCTTCGTGTGCCGCCCTGAGTTCTATGAGTATGTTGATTGCATCCAGCCCTGCATTTTCTGCAAGTGCCCAGGGCACGACCTCGAGCGCCCTTGCAAATGCCTCCACTGCAAGCTGCTCTCTTCCGCTCACCTTGGGTGCGAAATCTCTGAGATGTAGCGCCAGTTCAATTTCTGGTGAGCCTCCACCTGTCACTGCCATACCATCTTCAAGTGCCACACCGACAACCCTTATTGCATCATTCAATGAGCGTTCAATCTCGGCAACCACATGCTCGGTGCCACCTCTGATAAGTATGGAGACGGACCTAGGATTCTTGCATCCTGTAACAAAGGTCATCTTTGAGTCTCCGATTTTCTTCTCTTCCACGAGAGAGGCAGTGCCGAGGTCGTTTTCTGTGAGATCATCAAGTGCGGTCACGATTCTCGCACCAGTGGCTCTTGCAAGTTTCACCATGTCTGACTCCTTCATCTGTTTGATTGCAAAAATACCTTCCTTTGCCATGAAGTGCAAAGCCACATCATCAATGCCTTTCTGGCAGAAGACCACATTTGCACCACTCTTCTTTATCATGTCCACCTTTCTCTTGAGGGCGTTCTGCTCCTCGTCAATGAACATCTGAAGTTTTGCGGGATCTCTTATCTGAATGTGGGTATCAAACTCGCCCTTCTTTATTTCAAGTGCTGAATTTATGAGTGCAATCTTCGCATCCTTCACAATGTTTGGCATCTTTGGATGGGCTCTCTCTTTGTCGATCAGCACGCCATCGATCAAGGAAGTATCCTCTACACTTCCACCATGCTTCTTCTCAATTTTTATGTGTCCTGGATCAAAGGTAATCTTGCCGTCCTTCTTGCTTATCACTGCCTTTACTGCTTTAACTGCAATCTCTGCTAGTTTCTCTCTCGCCAGCCCCACACCCTTGCTGTTCATTGCTGTGATTGCAATTTTCTTTAGCATCTCGTCGTCCTCTGGTTTTACCTCAAAAGCAATCTTCTCCTTCAATGCTTTTATTGCTTCCTCTGCTGCAATGTTAAACCCCTTAGCAATCACGGTAGGATGCACATTCTGGTCAAGGAGTTCCTCTGCCTTTTTCAACAGCTCGCCAGTGAGTATCACAGCGGTTGTGGTGCCGTCGCCACACTGCTGGTCCTGGGTTTTTGCAACCTCAACCAGCATCTTAGCTGCGGGATGCTCTACATCTATCTCCTTGAGAATTGTCACACCGTCATTGGTAATCACAACATCTCCAAGGCTATCTACAAGCATCTTGTCCATTCCTCTGGGTCCAAGTGTGGTTCTCACTGCATCAGCCACTGCCTTTGCTGCTGCGATGTTATTGTAAACAGCGCCCTTTCCTCTTTCCCGGCTCGTGCCTTCCTTCAGAATAATTACAGGTGTACCTTGCCCTATCATATCTATCACCTAAAATTGGTATAAAAGTTCTTCTATATAAAGATTTCTGTTGAAATGCTGGCTTCTATCTGGCCACTTTAAAAAATTTTGTCAACCTTCAACCTTAAATACCGCTCTTCCTATTTCCTAGTGATGCAAAGAATCAAGATTGCACCTTCCATCCTTTCTGCTGATGCTGCTAGAATGGGAGAGGTGCTCTCCATGCTTGACCGCTGCGATGAGGTTGATTTGCTGCACATAGACATCATGGATGGGCATTTTGTTCCAAACTTAACTTTTGGGCCACATGTGGTAAAAGCGATCCGAAAATACACTACAAAGGAATTTTATGTCCATCTGATGCTCACAAACCCCTCCACCTTCATAAAACCATTTGCAGAGGCAGGAGCCAATCTCATTTCAGTGCATGTGGAATGTCAGGAAAATCTCAATACATTGATTGATAAAATCAAGGACTCTGGCGTCAAAGCAGGGATTGCACTCAACCCGAACACCACTGCCCATGTGATTGAGCCCTACATCAAAAGTGTGGATGAGATTATCGTGATGTCCGTTTATCCTGGTTTTGGTGGCCAGAAATTCATTGAGAGTGTGCTTCCGAAAATAAGGGAGATACAGGGAATTGTGGAAAAAACTGGTCGGGAAGTTGACATTGCTGTTGATGGTGGGATTAACGCAAGTACTGCATTGCCTGCGGTCAAGAATGGTGCAAATCTGCTTGTTTCAGGCAATGGGATTTTTGTTGATGGGCATCCAGACCTGAACAAGATTCGTGAGTTGAGAAAAATTGCAGAGGGAGTTAGATGAATTTCATTGAGCTCGCCCAGCTCTTTGAAAAGATTGAGGAAACAACAAAGCGGCTGGAGATTACTGATTTGCTGAGTGCATTGCTCAAGCAGCTTTCACCAGAAGAAATTGATAAGGTCTGCTATCTCCTGCTCGGAAGAATCTATCCTGACTTTGTGGGTATTGAGGTGGGCGTGGCTGAAGCATTGCTGCTCCGTGCACTTTCGCTCGCTGCGGGTATCAAATCACAGGTTATAGAAGAAACAGTGAAAAAAACAGGGGACATCGGGAAATGCGCTGAGGAAGTGGTCCGGCAAAAAAAACAGGCATCGCTTTTTAGGGAAACGCTCACAGTTGAAAAGGTCTATGCCTCGCTTTGCAAAATTGCGGAGAGCACTGGTTCTGGCTCCCAGGAACTGAAGCTTAAACTGATTGCTGAGTTATTCCATGATGCAGAGCCACTGGAAGCAAGATATATCGCAAGAATTCTAGCAGGGAGCTTGAGATTGGGAGTTGCGGAAAGCACAATTCTGGATGCACTTGCTGTTGCGTTCATACCTGAGATGGAAAAGGAAGAAGCAAGGGAGTTGCTGGAGGAAAAATACAATGTTTGCTCAGACATCGGGCTTGTGGCTAAAACAATTTCATCCAGAGGAATAGAAGGGTTAAATAAGATAGGGCTCAAGATTGGCGTGCCCATCAGGGCGATGCTGGCTGAAAGGGCTGCGAGTATTGAGGAGATTTTTGCAAGGCATGGGCAGAGCTTTGCCGCAGAATACAAATACGATGGATTAAGAATCCAGGCACACATAAGCAACAATAGGGAAATCAAGTTGTTCTCAAGAAGGTTAGAGGACCTCACCACCCAGTTCCCTGATGTGATTGCGCATCTGAAGGCGAGTTTTAAAGGCACTGATGGAATCTTCGAGGGCGAATGCGTTCCTGTTGACTCAGCCACCGAAGAAATGCTTCCATTCCAGGAAATTTCAAGGAGGCGGGGGAGAAAACATGCAATTGAGGAAACAATGGAGGAAATTCCTGTTTGTCTTTTCCTTTTTGACTGCCTCTTTCTGAATGGAAAGGAACACATAAAGGATGATTATCTAACAAGACGAAAAGCCCTTGAATCTGCTTTCAGGCGGAGTGAGCGAATCAAGTTTTCCACAATGAAGATTGTTGATTCTAAAGAGAAGTGCGAGGAATTTTTTAACGAAGCAATTGGTGCAGGGTGCGAGGGAATAATGGCAAAATCAATCGCGACGGAGAGCATTTACAAACCAGGCAAGCGTGGCTTCCTCTGGCTGAAATACAAGCGAGAGTATAAATCAGAACTCACAGACACACTTGACCTTGTTGTGCTCGGTGCATTTGCAGGCAGGGGCAGAAGGGCAGGCACCTATGGGGCTTTGCTCACAGGGGTTTACAACGAGAAAACAGAGAAATTTGAGACAGTGTGCAAGCTTGGGACTGGGTTCGACGACGACACGCTCAGTAAGATGCCGGAAATTTTCAGCAAGTTTGTTTCAAAAACCAAGCCAGAAAATGTGGTCTCAAAGATAGAGCCAGATTTCTGGTTTTATCCCGCAATTATCCTTGAGGTAAGAGGTGCAGAACTCACATTGAGTCCAGTGCACACATGTGCCTATAATGAAGTGAAAAAAGGGGCAGGCATCGCTGTCCGTTTTCCCAGATTCACTGGCAGATGGAGAGATGACAAAAAAGCCACTGACGCAACAACAACTGCTGAGATTGTTGAGATGTATAGAAAACAATTGAAAAAGGTTGAGGATTGAGTTCAGCCGAAGAGCGCACCCAATCCTGCAGCCACATCTTCTTCTTTTGGCTTCTCTTCCTTCTTTTCCTCTTTCTTTTCTTCTTTCTTCTCTTCCTTCTTTTCTCCGCCTGCAGCAGGTGCAGCAACTGCAGCCACTGGCATCGCACTGGCACTTTCCAGCACCTTTGCGATGTCCACACCTTCCAGTGATGCAGTCAATGCCTTTATCTTTGCCATATCTGGCTCTGCACCAGCGGCTTTGATCACATTCGCAATGTTCTCTTCGCTTATCTGCTTTCCCAGAGCATGTAGCAGCAATGCGCTATATACATATTCCATTTTCATTACCTCCTTCTATTTTCAGCCAAACAATGAGCTTAAACCTGCAGCCACATCTTCCTCTTTCGGCTTCTCCTCTTTCTTTTCTTCCTCTACCTTCTTCTCTTTCTGTTCTGTCTGAGGTGTCTGTGGCCTGGATGTTTGAGCGATAACATTCTTCACCGCATCTCCCGCTGCCTCAGGTGCAACCGCAGCAATTGCCAGCATGTCCATGTAGGCCTTTCTTATCAGATGCTCGATTGCACCTTTCGCTGGATAGCCCGTCTTCACAACAAGGGCTATTCCTTCTCTGAAGCCCTTTCCAAGGAGCGGTCGCACTGTTTCCTTTGTAATGTAGCTAATCTTGAGAGCAAGTTGCTGGGCATTGAGTGAACCACGAACAAACTGCCCGAGAATTTCTTCCTGCGAAACAGTGAGGGCATCCTTTGGATAGACGAACCCATCTTCAAATACTGCCTGAAGGTCAAGCCCAAGTGTGATTGGAGTTATCCCGAGTTTTGTGAGTAGCTGAGCCTGGTCTTTTGTGATGACATCGCCTGCCTTCACAAGGACCTTGTCCTTCTTTATCACTACTTTTCCGCCCTCAATTGCAGCGGCCAGCCCTGCCTTCTGAAGTTCAGACACAATAGGGCCAGGTTTAAATGGGGTCTCCATTGCTTTTATTATTATGTCCTCTGGTGCGATTTCACCGCCCCTCGCAGGCGCCTTGGTTTTTGTCGCTTCCAGCGACTTGTAAAGCTTGAATGGATTTTCATTTGAAACAATCAACGCACTCTGGGTGCGAATATACTCTGAAAGTTTGGAAATGTTCGGTTTTCCAGTTTTTTCAAGGGCTCTTGAAATTATTGCATTTCTAGTCACAATTATCTCTGCCTTTCCTCTCAAATTCTTTCTCATTTGCTGGAGCTGTGGAGAAGGCAAACCAGATATGTTAACAATTCCTACAACCTTATTTGCCAGAATTTTATTTTTAAGTTCTTCAACCTTTTCCAGCTTCCATTTTGCTACATGTGCCATTAGTTTCACCTCACATCAGTTTGTATGCAGGGCCCATTGTGGTCTTGATGTAAACTGCACCAAGGTTAGTTTTGCCTTTTTCAAGCTTCGAAACAATTCTGTTCATCACTGCCTCAATGTTTTCCGCAATTTCCTCTGGCTTCATCTCCCGGCTACCCACAACCACATGGAATGTGGGCTTGTCCTTTGTCTTCACCTTCACAGTTCTTCTCAAATTTTGAATCACAGGGCCTGGGTCTGCAGCAGGTGGCAAAGGCCTTGGCATTTTGCCTCTCGGAGCGAGAATGGGTCCAAGGCGTTTACCGATTGTAATCATTAGCGGTGCCTCTGCAATGAAAAATGTAATTTCAGATGCGAGTTTTCTTGCAGCCCTTTTGTTGGAAGCAATTGTTTCAATTTCCTCTGGTGTAATAACTTTGTCTGCCTTTGCATTTTTGGCTTTGAGGGCGAATTCACCAGTTCCAAAAACACCAATCTTAATCTCCTTCCCTCTTCCCTTCGGTAGAATTATGTCCTCATCGATCTTGTTTTTTTGGTTCTTCAAATCAACATTTTTCAGGTTAATGGCTAGCTCTACACTTTCTAGAAACTTCCGTTTGGGTGACTCTTCTAGCACTTTCTTTACCACTTCTACGATTTCTGGATCTGGCAACTTTATCACCTACCCTGTAGTGGCTTCGAGGATTTTCCTCTTCTACATGGGCAACCCTCTCAAATGGTACATGGATATAAACATTTCCACGGAATCTTTTCAAGCTTCGCCTCAAATGGTTTCATCTAAAAAAAGGTATCCCAGTTCTGTGGGTCGTAAGAGACCCTTAGGCACAGGTAATGAAGAAAGAACTAGAAAGAACTATACAGATAAGAGAGTCAGCCCTCATGGTACCCTAGGGTGCACACTCCATTAATATGTTGTGCTCATGTCCAGAATGCCAAGCTTTCTCGCCACTGTATCTGCAAATCTGAAAACCAGGTAAGCAATGAAGAAATATAGACACGAAAGCAGAGTAAGGTAGATGCAGAGTTCTGGCAGGGAAAAAGCAGACATGAATGCATCTGGCTCATAGCCAAGCACTGCAATCCTGATTATTGAGAACCAGTAGGTGGTAGGAAAAGCGAGAGCAATCTGCTGTGCCCATCCTGGCAGTATTGCCACAGGGAAAACAACACCACTTGCCAGATAAAAAATTCCTGCGAATGCTTCCCCTATGGCCCCACCATGTCTAGCGGTGAGCAAATTGATACCACTGATAATCAAGGCAGTACCGACAATGAAAACAAAGCCGAGCAACAGGGCAAAGCCAAGGAGAAGGAGATTGAAGTGATATTCTAGCTTGAACACAAGACCCAGGAGGAGGAGAACAAGCATCGGCACAATTGAAAGTCCATAGCGGGTTATACTTCTCCCGATCAGATATCTGAAGTATGGTGTTGGGGAGATGTAGAGGTAGCGAAGCGTGGAATAGTGTTCTCTGTCATCATGCACAATCCAGCCGATTGAAAAGAGCGTTTGGGCAAGAATCATGTAGAATGCATTGCCCACATACATGAATGCCAGGCTGTTTCCAGTCCAACTGCCAGCAACCACATAAAACATGGCTACAAGGAGAAGGGCTGCACCCACTGGCTTGAAAATGTTGTAAATTGCGAAAATGAAAGGAGATGTCCAGTTTGACTCAATCTGGAATTCAAGCCACATTGCTGTCTTTAATTCAGCTTTTGTGTTCATCACTGCCACCTCATCGTGAGCGTGCCCTTCACCTTCCCCAAATACTCTATCCTGTCTAAAGCATACTTTGCAGCAATTATGAAGACCACTGAGAGCACAGCAAGAAGCGCCAGTTCAATCCATGGATTCAGAAAGCCCCAGGGAATACTCTCTGGAAACAGAATCTGCCGCATGGCATCAAGCCCCAGTGTGAGGGGAATGACTGATGCTGCAGCAGCCACAAAAGTTCCGAGGGCTTTTACAGGAAAATACTGGCCTGATAGAAAGTAAACTGGCTCCTGGAGAATGTTGTTCAGATACCATGCCTCCCTGCCCCACATCAAGTAGAGTGAGGCGAAGAGCATTCCCATTCCATAGAGGGCAAGAAGTGCCACAACAAACACCAGAAAAAGAAGAATTGGAGAAGAGATTACGAACTTCACATTGAAAACGAAAATCCCAACCATCAGAATTGCAGTAGCTCTCAGTGTGGTAGAAACAATCGCTCCAAAGGCCATCCCTGCCAGTATGGACATTTTTGACATCGGCGCAGCAAGATAAAGCTGGAGATTTGCTGTCTCCTTTTCCCAGTAAAGCTGGGCAGCCATACTCCATAATACATTGAGCCAGTATGTAGTCATAACTCCGCCAAGCACCACAAATCCTTCATACATCGCAGGGGCATTCAAACTCCTGTAAACATAGATAAAAGCAGAGATGCTGAGAAGCGGAAGCACAGTTTCCCAGAAAATCCAGGAAGGTTCACGGGTTAAGCCGACTATTCTGGGATATGCCCTTCCTCGAATTGCGCGGAGGTTCAGCAAGACCGTGTTCATTCTAACCCTCTGCCCGTAAGCTTTAGAAACACATCTTCAAGCGTGGGTTCATCCTTGTGGAGCGATACAATTTTACCGTTTTCCCTGTAAATCCCAGATACAACTTCGCCCACCACCGCATCATCCTTCGCCACCAATCTCAATTTTACCTTTCCATCCTGCTGGGATGCAGTGTGTCCCACAATGCCTTCAATCTTTCCTAGCCAGTCAAGTCTAATCGCTGGCTTAATTTCGAGGTTTATAGAAACATCTGATTTTACAAGCTTTTTAAGTTCTGAAGGGGTATCCAATGCGATTATTTTTCCTCTGTCAATTATTGCTATTCTATCGCAAAGCTCATCTGCCTCCATCATGTAGTGGGTCGTAAGCAGCACAGTTCTTTCCTTGTTTTCAGCAATCCATTCCTTCACGAACTTTCTTATCATTCTTGCCGTCTCCACATCCAGTCCCAGCGTTGGCTCATCGAGAAATACAATCATTGGTTCTGTCATGAAGCCCCTGATTATGTTCACTTTCTGCCTTTCGCCTGTTGAGAGGGCTCTCACCTTTCTTTTCGCAAGTTCTTGAATGCGAAGTCGTGCCAGCATTGAATTTATTCGTTCTGTTGCCACCTTGTTCGGGATTCCATAGAACTGGGAAAACATCCAGAGATTTTCAAAAACTGTGAGCAAACCATAGCCAGAGGTTTCACCGCCAGCTACCATGTTGATTATCGGCCTGATTTTCCGAAACTCCTTTTCCACTTCGTAGCCATAGACATAAGCTTTACCAGAGGTGGGAAGCAAAAGTGTGGTGAGAATTTTTATCAATGTGGTTTTGCCTGCCCCATTCGGTCCGAGCAAGCCAAACAATTCTCCTTTTTTTACCGTGAGATTTATGTCCTTGAGTGCATGAACGGTCTTGCCCTTGCTTCTGAAATCCCTGGAAAGGTTGACGCACTTAATTGCATCTGCGTGCATATGTTTGAGGAATAGGAAAAGCAGTAAATAACCTTTGTGATAGATGCTGAGAGAGCCAGAAAGGGGAGGAGAGAACAAAAAGTGGTAGGGGAGTTCAGCAAAATTGTACGGGAATGGATACAATTAATAGCGTGCGTGCCTTCTCTGTTTCGTGGCAGAAAACCTGAAGGACGAGATTAAGTATCTAACGAAAAGAATAGAAGAACTGGAAAAGCTTGTGGCATCACTGCTCAATCCATACAAAATGACTGCTGAGGCAATAGCCCAGACAAATACTCTTGCTGCAAACTATCTCAATCTTTTAAAACTATATCTCCAGTATGGCAAAGTCACCCCTGAGATTCTCCTCCCAGAGCTGAAGGACCCTATTGCTGCTGAAATCGTTTCTCTGCTTTTTGAAAAAAAGGAGGCAAACATATCTGAAATTGCCGAAGAATTGCGGAAACGGAGGGGCAAGGGTTCGAGAGCCACCGTTAGAACAAAGCTAAAGATGCTTCTGGAAATGGGTGCTGTGGAGAAAGTGGAGGGCAGAGGAAACAGATACAGGGTAGCAAGTGAATTGGTCAACAAGTGGCTAAAATTGCTCGGTTTGCTTAAGTAGTTGTGCAGCATTAAAAGAATTGGTGATAAAAATGCCCGAGCAAAACGAACAAAAGGAAAAGAGAATAAAAATTGATACGGACGATGAGAAAGATGTGGAGGAGCTGGAAAAAGTTCTATCAGTGGTTTCAGAGAAAGTACCGGCGTTGCTGAACGCACTCACGGATGTGCTCTATGGGAAGGAGCAATCCAAGAAGTTCGCGGAGGCCGTTGCGACATTCTACAAAACGCTTGTTGAAGCGGGGATGGACAAGAAGCAAGCATACGAACTAACATCCGAGTATATGGCAAATCTGAACATTGCTGGAAATCTCGGAGAACTGATGCGTGAGGGTCTCCATGGAGATGATGAAGATATTGATGAAGAAATTGAGAAGAAAGTAAAAGAAAAGGTCTCAAAGAAACTGGAGGAAGAAGATTGAGCAGAGCGGTGAAGGTCCTCTGCTTTATTCTGGCACATCTACCAGCCCTCTTTCTCCGCCTCATTTTTTGTTATTTGATACTGGGACATAGAAGAAGATGGGCTGTTTATCGATTCAGGAAGCAACTGCGAAAACATGGGATTCCTAGAGAGATTGCTGATAAACTCGCGATAGATTACGAGTCAATCATCACACTAAGCAGTTTGAAAAGGTTTTTAATCTGAGATTGTATTTCCTGCGGTGGTGAAAAGCATGGCAAAGAAACTGGTTTTTGGACCCACATTTGAGGAAATGCTTAATCCAGAGAAAATAAAGAAGGACATAAGGGCAAAGGCAATTGAGGCAAAAAAGAAAAAGGATGCTTTAAACCCAATAAATCTCTACAACATAACATGGGTTGATGAGAAAAACAGACCATACTATTTTGTGCTGCCAAAGCAATTAACTGGTGTTAAACCAAACATCGTAATTCTCTATGGAAAAGAATTTCCTACAGGTAGCCATAAGGTTGGGGCTACTTACTCCTGTGCAATTGAAAAGCAGGTGCATCGAGAGATAGAACCTGGTGTCCATAAACTTGTATGGCCATCTACAGGAAACTATGGCATCGGCGGTGCTTATGTCGGACCTAGAATGGGTTATGCGTCGATCGTAATTCTTCCAGAATTGATGTCAAAAGAGCGATTTGAGTTGATAAAATGGTACGGTGCAGATTACATTAAAACGCCTGGATGCGAGAGCAATGTGAAGGAAATCTACGATAAGGCAGAGGAACTGGCCGAAAAAGATAAGAAGATTCGTGTGCTGAACCAGTTTGCAGAGTTTGGGAATTACAGATTTCACTATTATGTGACTGGAAACACAATTTTGCATGTGGTAAAGGAATTGAAGGAACAAGGTATAGGGAACGGAAGAGTGGCTGCCTTTGTTTCGGCAATGGGCTCTGGAGGCACAATTGCTGCTGGCGAGCGAATAAAACAGGAGTTTTATGAGGCAAAAACAATAGGGCTTGAGCCAATCCAGTGCCCCACTATTTTCCTTAATGGCTTTGGTGGGCATGATATTCAGGGCATAGGGGATAAGCATGTCACATGGATACACAATGTGATGATGATGGACGCAATCATGTGCATTGATGACATTGAATGTAAACGTGGACTCCAACTTTTGAGTGAGCCAGGTGGAATGGAGTACCTGCGGAAAGAGCTTGGGATTCCAAAGCAAACGGTTGAGTTCATGTCCACAGTTTTTGGGATTTCAGGCATCTGCAACATAATTGGGGCAATAAAGACAGCGAAGTATTACGAAATGGATGAGGACGATGTGATATTTACGATTGCGACTGATTCAATTGACAGGTATTATTCTGTGCTTGCGGACATGAGGAAGAACTACGGTAAAATAGACAGAGCAAGTGCAAGGGCTGTGCACGAGACAGTGTTCAATCCGAAACTTGACTGGATAGAGGAGGCCACATTCCAGAGAAGGAAGCGATGGTTCAATTTGAAGTACTACACATGGGTTGAACAGCGGGGAAAAACAGTTGAAGAGCTTGTTGAAACCAGAAAACCAGAATTCTGGCTGAAACAACAGAAAATGGTAGAAGAAATTGACGAAAAAATTGTGGAAATGAGGGGCTTTTAGCTCGAGTTATGGTGAGCTAGTAGGATACACGAGAATTTTGTATTACAAGCAAGTATGACTCTGCTCTCAAACGAAGTAAAAAGAAGACAGTAGAGTATCTGTGGAAGGTTTACACTAGGAAGAATTATTCCACGGAGGAAAATGAAAGCGTTTGAGGAAATCGGAATACATTATGTGATGGCATTGCGGCGGAGCCTCCCAATAGTAAAATTGAAACCACATAACCAATATAATCATTACTTCATGTACAGAGAGCATGCACAGTGGTGGCGTCAGGGTAGATGGGAGGGACGCACAATCTATCACTACTTGGACAAATTTTTCTTTTTGTTTTTTAGTTTCTCTTTCTAGGATACTCAGATTAGATGTTTTTCATTACCAAAAAATTATTTTCAAAAATACTCTATGTACATTTTTGGCATGATTTATAAGTTGGATGTTATCCTTTCGGACGGTCAGTAAAACCTAGATATATAAATAAAATATGACCATAGTATAGTTAGCCATACAATCGATATTGAAATGTTTACTTTTGCACCTTTTAACCAGCTTTTTCTGATGTTTACCACTTTTCTGGAGATATAACGATAATG is a window encoding:
- a CDS encoding ABC transporter permease; translation: MNTKAELKTAMWLEFQIESNWTSPFIFAIYNIFKPVGAALLLVAMFYVVAGSWTGNSLAFMYVGNAFYMILAQTLFSIGWIVHDDREHYSTLRYLYISPTPYFRYLIGRSITRYGLSIVPMLVLLLLGLVFKLEYHFNLLLLGFALLLGFVFIVGTALIISGINLLTARHGGAIGEAFAGIFYLASGVVFPVAILPGWAQQIALAFPTTYWFSIIRIAVLGYEPDAFMSAFSLPELCIYLTLLSCLYFFIAYLVFRFADTVARKLGILDMSTTY
- a CDS encoding 50S ribosomal protein L10 — translated: MAHVAKWKLEKVEELKNKILANKVVGIVNISGLPSPQLQQMRKNLRGKAEIIVTRNAIISRALEKTGKPNISKLSEYIRTQSALIVSNENPFKLYKSLEATKTKAPARGGEIAPEDIIIKAMETPFKPGPIVSELQKAGLAAAIEGGKVVIKKDKVLVKAGDVITKDQAQLLTKLGITPITLGLDLQAVFEDGFVYPKDALTVSQEEILGQFVRGSLNAQQLALKISYITKETVRPLLGKGFREGIALVVKTGYPAKGAIEHLIRKAYMDMLAIAAVAPEAAGDAVKNVIAQTSRPQTPQTEQKEKKVEEEKKEEKPKEEDVAAGLSSLFG
- a CDS encoding ABC transporter permease, coding for MNTVLLNLRAIRGRAYPRIVGLTREPSWIFWETVLPLLSISAFIYVYRSLNAPAMYEGFVVLGGVMTTYWLNVLWSMAAQLYWEKETANLQLYLAAPMSKMSILAGMAFGAIVSTTLRATAILMVGIFVFNVKFVISSPILLFLVFVVALLALYGMGMLFASLYLMWGREAWYLNNILQEPVYFLSGQYFPVKALGTFVAAAASVIPLTLGLDAMRQILFPESIPWGFLNPWIELALLAVLSVVFIIAAKYALDRIEYLGKVKGTLTMRWQ
- a CDS encoding 50S ribosomal protein L1 — encoded protein: MPDPEIVEVVKKVLEESPKRKFLESVELAINLKNVDLKNQKNKIDEDIILPKGRGKEIKIGVFGTGEFALKAKNAKADKVITPEEIETIASNKRAARKLASEITFFIAEAPLMITIGKRLGPILAPRGKMPRPLPPAADPGPVIQNLRRTVKVKTKDKPTFHVVVGSREMKPEEIAENIEAVMNRIVSKLEKGKTNLGAVYIKTTMGPAYKLM
- a CDS encoding BlaI/MecI/CopY family transcriptional regulator; protein product: MAENLKDEIKYLTKRIEELEKLVASLLNPYKMTAEAIAQTNTLAANYLNLLKLYLQYGKVTPEILLPELKDPIAAEIVSLLFEKKEANISEIAEELRKRRGKGSRATVRTKLKMLLEMGAVEKVEGRGNRYRVASELVNKWLKLLGLLK
- a CDS encoding ATP-binding cassette domain-containing protein, with the protein product MHADAIKCVNLSRDFRSKGKTVHALKDINLTVKKGELFGLLGPNGAGKTTLIKILTTLLLPTSGKAYVYGYEVEKEFRKIRPIINMVAGGETSGYGLLTVFENLWMFSQFYGIPNKVATERINSMLARLRIQELAKRKVRALSTGERQKVNIIRGFMTEPMIVFLDEPTLGLDVETARMIRKFVKEWIAENKERTVLLTTHYMMEADELCDRIAIIDRGKIIALDTPSELKKLVKSDVSINLEIKPAIRLDWLGKIEGIVGHTASQQDGKVKLRLVAKDDAVVGEVVSGIYRENGKIVSLHKDEPTLEDVFLKLTGRGLE